The Hemicordylus capensis ecotype Gifberg chromosome 5, rHemCap1.1.pri, whole genome shotgun sequence nucleotide sequence aaatcactcctgatttgttttgtatccaaatctaccccctccagatcaccccagattcaatttgtatttgctttgattcaatttgtattcagactgatttggacaacttaacaaggtcctaggggcaccacatttgggtggtgggtaggtcctgatgggtgccacctaccatccaaatttcaaggcagtgggacaattggttgatttttttttttagtttttactgattttgaacatttccactataggaaacaatggggattcaaagttgccatatcttaaccctaacacggatccccagaTTTCATGTTTttaaggctaagctctagcccctgaagaagtggagttatggagcaaaatgtgcagtcatttttcaagtgtctggattctttggtgtctaaaactttcctcataatgaatccctatgaggattcattacacactttcatttcttctgttcattttgactgtcactggacagtgtcaactgtcaactgccgtGTGCCAACTatacctcccaccaccacctgcaaggcagtggggtactcattttaatttttaggaatattgaaatgtttatattctttggtgtctaataagttttcctcataatgaatccctatgaggattcattatacacctttgtttcttctgttcattttgactatcattggacagtgccaactgtcaactgccatatgtcaactacacacacacctcaatttttgaggtgtttagattctttggtgtgtaatgaatcctcatcggGATTCATTGTgatgaaaggttattagacaccaaagatcctaaacacttgaaaataatcttagaacataaactgagtagtaccccactgccttgcgggtggaagTGGGGTGTAGtaggcacatgacagttgacactgtcaaaaagacagtcaaaatgaaaagaagaaatgaaggtgtgtaatgaatccgcATAGGGaatcattgaggaaaagttattatacaccaaagaatccaagcacttggaaaatagtgaccacacattttgctccataactccacttctacaagggctacagcttagctccccccccccatgaaagctgggaatctgggggaattaataggagggatccaaaccttgaatcaattcaaatcaaatatggtgcaattcgatttgtacccaaatctagccaatggaccacaggggtgatttattttgtctccaaatcatccagatcagctagatttgggtacaaattgatttgtacccaaatcagtttgcacacccctacattatATGCCTTAAGTGGCACTAGTCCCAGAAagattttgaggctattctcacaaccaggagaaaccgggctaagggagcctagcccggttccTCCCGGTCATGTGTGccatgggagccacgtggctcccggcagcaaaccccacaaaatacccctccccttaaacaaggttagcagagcaagcgctctgctaactctGTTCAGTTGGTTGTGTGCCGCaacggtgtggctccgtgccacagcaacacacaagtagacctccaacctggaggctacaacaaaccttCCAgccatgggggtctccccaggatgcctcgTACattcatgtggggcattctgggatttccggggcccaggcagcccccaatACCTGCCgctcctactggctccatgacagagccggtaattgtgtggccACCTAGGGAGAGCTCCCTgctaggctctacacatggatcgtgcGTAGATCCTCTTTGTATTCCCGATATCTATTGCTTGGGATGTTATTAGCCAAACATATTTAAGAACAAGCATCAAAAGGACAAATTATGTGTATAGATAGTGCAGTTCAAGACTGTAACCTGTTTATGAAACAGAACTGTAAGGAATATTTCTGTTCTACCTTTCAGCTGTACCATGAAGCCTCCAAGATAGCTAACAACTTGCATAAAAACCAAAGTAGTAGTTGTTCTGGATCCAGCTCTTTCCCACATATTGCTGCCATTATAGCAGTGCCACATTTACGTagtacacacacactgcagtacCTTGTTTGTACCTACAAATATGCAGTTCTTCTCTGAATTTCTGTCAAACTATCCATAGAAGTTGGAGGGGCTTAAGCCACTCCAAGAGCATGTGTGGATCACAACTGGTTAGTCATAAAATTGGATGACATGTGGATTCAATCCACATTTTACAATCCAAACAAAAAATCCCTGGCTAAGCCTTGGCATGGTTCAGGCTCAAAGGAGTCATgtgaacacaggaagcagccttgtACGGAATCAAactgtgtggctctccagatgttgctgaactacaagtcgcAACATCCTCAGCTGTAATAcattgtggctgtgggtgatgggagttgtagttcagcaatgccTGGAGAGCCCCACATTATTTACCTCTGAATTCTAGAACCAAGGCTAGGAACCCCTGGGCCCTGGCTGTGGccacactacaactcccacaatccccagtcacaatagctAGAGGTTATGGGACAGtaatccaacaacacctggaaaacCAAGGTGGAGACCCCCTGTGCTAATGCAGTATcatctgactgacagcagctctcctgggtcaGAGCTGAGGTCTTTCCCATCACTTGCTATGAGatggaacctaggaccttctgcatacaaagccgTGTGTGCAACCATTAACCTATACACCTCCCtcactgttttattttttatactACCCTTTGTTCAAGTTCAGGATAGCACATACGATTTCTCTAGATCaccttttatcctcataacaagtCTGTGAGGGAGGTTAAGCCTGAGAGAGTGAGCTTGTAGCAGATTTATAGCCTTTGAAGCTCTTTTCATGGGCAGTGAGAAGAGTTTCTGGCAGGTCTGcaaggcttagcccgctttccctgcagatgagcagcctccaagccccgagTGGCCGGAtttgccacccacatgactgctgcctCTGACatggagccagtggaggctgtggggattgggggccatgcggcccccagaagttccaggatgcccacaTAAGTTTGTGGGGCATTCTGGACAGACCCCCGAGGCCGAGAGGCTGGCTGCATCCTCCTGTCggggggtctgctcatgtgtcactgcacgctatggcagcacacgagcaaacAATTGAGGTTAACAGTACACTCACTCTATTTATCTTGTTTAAAGGAGagagggaattaggcaggctagccgccttggaagcaCCAGGCTTGCCCTCGAGCCTGTAGTTCcaacaatcagtagaaagtggggtcagttcccttagcccgctttctactgatcgtgggaatagcttctttgtctcggagcaagctcacgtgagggaaagaaaagctgAATTATTCCTGCtcagctttctggcaaaggctactcctaaaactcttctgcatttctggtaggttcaaaaattcCTCTCTATTCCTCTATTCCACCACAATTCCTCTCTATTACAgagcttggggtggaattcccagggaaaactctttattttgctattggaaaagtatgaAAATCTTCCATGTGGTGaaaaaactggtagttgctgaacatctgaggacattcttgcaccagagtaagacctcTTTCCAGCCCCCaatttctcctgagttaaaaacctcACTTAGAGAGGCTTgtaagagaaaagaaaatcagtTTTGTTCAACtcctacagactgcttccatctgaggctttctcagtttttagttacaggtaaaaatactcagtaggttataagaatacttcaaaagcaccccagaagatgttggggtggcacacttaaAAAGTCATGGTTACCcaattgcaaggaacaggtatgtaggaaaatacaaaagcacctttaaaagcttatggagtcttttgcaacaccctggctggatgggcgaaggctaATGTTTCTTAGTTTAGCTATGTTataggtaaacaataatagaccagtatcagggatatacaaaaacACATACCAAAGgaacagaaagtctaatgcaaaatctgactaaacgaACTTTCCTTGGCTATACTTTCCGAGGCCAAAGTCcaggctgccttttttttttctaaactcacccaaaccctggttgagaattcaagcccttGCAGTTTTGTCTTTCAAGAGCTGTAGTCATCTTCCTGCTGCCATCCTCCATGTCCGCATGTGTTCTCCTGCACCGAgtccagcttcttctaacaaagaactcgccttcctcccaacagctcctTAGCTcctacccacctggtgtgctgattggctgagccctggagttcaccagcctgtcagagCAGGGCTcgcttccagttaactctttagaagaGAGGTGGCTGATGACTACAGAGATCTTTCTCACAATCCTGTGAGAAGGCTGGAGgacgggtggtggggaaggctgcaggatCCTGCTGCTGACTCAGGCAGCGCAGAAgggacacatcatcctggtccccagaaatcccacaatgcaccatgcaacagcCAGGAGCCTACTTCTGTGCCAGCACcggctgggagcagccagcacttgcacacaagcagttaaCCTTGGTTAACTGGCAGGCTATGTAGGCAGTTTGCCACGTGGTTCTCACAAGTAGTCAAGCCCGGGCATGAGTGctttggctgctcgtgagaacagcctcagtggacTTGTTACCTAGTGAACTTCATGGCATAGTCCAGCTGAATCCTACCCACCCCCGACTTTGAACATGAGAGTTACTCAACACCCCAAGACCATATCACACACGGCTTTTGAAAGGCTTACCTGTGTCAAAAGTGATTTGCTATCTGAAATGGAAAAGCACTCCAAACTACTTTCACAGTTCTGTTTTGAGTCTATACTTCTGGACTCTGTCAATGTAACTTGGGCTTCTTTAGTTTTAAATGTTCCGTTAGATGCAAGAGTCACTCCTTCAAGATGTAACTTCTCTCACCATCCTTTCTAGACTTCAGGAATCATGTACCTAATGATATGGTAGTCCGTTCAGCACCTTTCTACTgaagttctttaggaagacccaTTTGTTTCCTAGAACGTTGGTTTTTATCACTTCCAGtggttaaacaacaacaacaaaaactaccAGTTTTTATTTTACAGCCCTAACATTGAGCTTATAattttggcttctccaaggaagaATTGAGTGGAGGTTTGAAATACaagattcagacattatacatTTGCCTTAAAGTGTGTGGGGTGGCTGGGAAGGCCTCATTCATTTAGCTATTCTTTTAaagttttttcctcctccttcaaaAAAGGTTCACTAGCACTGGCAGATTTTTGCACAGCTGcttcctgctggcctccattttgatttcccCCTACAGTGGCCTGGATGCAGTATTGTTCCAGGACATGGAAGACAGCCACTAGCTGGTGGAAAAGCTCTTGACTTCGACCACTACGGAAGGTAAACTCTTCCTGCATAAATGGGGCTGCAAACATGAATCCCGTTTCAGAATGAAGAAAAAAATCAATAGTTCAAGGTAAGCAGTTCAAGATGCAAGAATTAAAAATATACTTTTATTAATAAAGACTTACATTTCCTTTAATAACAATCAACATTTTAAGATTAATGCAGGGATAGCAACAAGGCAAAGCAAGAACCACCAAGTTTCACAATGTAAAAAGTGTCTTCTTAGTGCAAATCCAAAAAACATACAAACACACCCATATAAAAAGGTGACCTTTTAAACAGCAGAAGACTAAAAACAATAAGTGCAACACCAGTTTACAAATGGTCCTATTATACCAACAAGGCAGAGGCTCAAGAGCTGGGCATGTGAAAGTGCTCCAGTTTGTAAGCTGGAGTCTGCCATATAATTCACTCTTCTACAGCTTCGTGGGCAATACAGATATCCATCTCTATGAACTGAAGTGCCCTGGGCAACACTGTGCATTTTTTGTTATATATAACATAACTGGGGTAACCCAAAACACATGCAGCAGAGTTCAGAGTTGAAATATCAGCAGTGTTCACCGTTTGAAGGAACTCAGAATTGTCACCGGCAGAAGCTTCAGgaccccatttttatttttgcaagaaTTGCACATACACATGCAACAATGCCTGTAGCATTACGTTCTACTACAGCAGTCTCTTCTCCAAGTCCCCACCATTTCACATTATTTAGGTTCTGGTCCCCCATTAGGTGCTTCTAGAGAGAGCACATTTATTTTAACTTCTGTTCTTTCAGAAGAGGAGTTTATGAACATTTCTCAGCTGCACTAATATATGAACcaggcaaagcttacagcacttcaAGACCTGAAATACAGAATGTAGAATGCCCTTAGGAACATTCAGCATAGCATCTGGGACACTGGCTACCCTTGCCAACTTGCTGGCGGTTTAGAAAGCAGCAAGTCCATAGAACAAGTTGGTGGTTCAGTTTTTTTCCACAAGCCAACAAAAGGCAACTAAATTGAGGGCCACCTGGAGAACTGGAGTGCCCAACCTCAAGAAGGGCCCCCTCCCAATCCTCATATAGAATAAACCTTTTCTAGAGATGCATCCAAAAGAAGCTTCCCTACTCTCTCACTTCAGAGCTGAAGCAAGAACACTTGAAAGTAACCCTAAGAAAGTAGTAGGGGTAAGATCTGCTAAAGGAACTATCAATAGTATTGGATCATGATGGTTCTCATCTGAGCTGAACCATGAATGCACTGCAAATGGGTGCGGAAGAAACTCAGTAAAGGGTTGGATGTTCCGCTGAATTCCCCAACCTCTTGATCTCACCGATTTCCATCTTCACTCCGCTCAGGGAATAGACAGAAAATATTGGATTCATTCACTTTTTCAGGGGCCAGTCTGGGATTCTTCCTAAAAGTGCTTCGGCAGTGAACCCATTGTATTTCTGACCTATTTGCCGGTCTGTGACAAGCCAACTGGATTAGCAGTGTTTGAATGCTCACCATTGATCAGTTTGCAGACCACAACCATGGAAGAAGAGAAGCCTGACAAGTCGTCGTGTGTGCATTGTTCCTTAGACCAAAGTGGGAGGGAACGGAGTAGACCCTCATTTATGGAGCTGGACTTGAGGTAGTCAGGTGTTTCTATGAGTGTGACCAATATCCcactacaaaatacaaagtaactCAACATTTAGTGCCCAAAGACATGTTAGGAATTCTACGGATTTAACACAAAAGATGTTTCCAGAAGTTTAAAGAAAGACAGATTGTTCAAGGCACTCTGGGCAAGCCAATCTACTGCAAgtcccattgtgtgaatgacatcccAGCAGCATGCCAGGCACCTGCAGTCCATACAGAAGCGATGTCAATTATTGCTAGACCAGACAGGATCTAGTCTAGCCTAGACAGGATCAGCCTGGGAAGAAAAACAGCAGTGGCTCCCAATCCTTACACTAGTTCAGCATCTCCTTTGAAGAAGATGTTGTGATTCTTTGATGCCATCATCACTGCCAGaagcaacatctggaaagcaTCCTCCCAGTAGCTTGGTATATAAAGTGTCTTATGCACATTAAAGAATACTGCCAACAGTTTCCCCCAAAAGGTTTAAGGTTATCGTCCAGTAGTAGTTCTTTTTAAAGACAGCCAAACACCTTACAAGGAACTTAGAAAAAGTTAGAGATTGTTTacatgactgggcaggcaggGCGGCAGGGGAGGCTGGTTaagcttaccttctccccagacaagcGATGACTAGTTTCTGGGAGCTTGGACCACACTCCCAGAGGTGTAGCGCTGCATACCTGCAGCACGCAGTTCCAAAGGCCGGGACAATGCGTTCTGGCCTCTGGggatcccaaaatgcactgcgcaACATATGATTcagtgggggattcccccagtagATGGGTGCtataggtgcctgtctctgtgtccactggggcgaAACATAGCCCGAGCGAACGCAAGATCCCAGAGCCCGGGCTAAGGGCTcgcttgagcccttaacccttgctaagagctgggtttttaAATGGGACAAGGTggcgctgccctgctgggatcaagcctgatcctggcggttctcatgcttAGCCTAATCCAGGccgggcttccctagcctgggttaggctgcatgtgagaaccaccaccCACCAGCAAGCACACCAAACAGTAAGGGCTACAGGCAGCATTTACTACAATAGCTAGCAATCAGTAGCTGCCAAGCTGGCTTATGGACTTGCCAAGCCAATTCTAGTCAAGGAATGCTTCAAGTATATCAGTAGATTTGCTCCTTCCACCCAGTACAAGACTAGCTGTATGGAGATTTTGCCAGCCTAGAAAGACTTATATATGTTGTGCAAAAAAAGGCAAGTCATAATGAAGGTATCTTAAAAATCAAGGCATTGAGCTTCATATTTCTAAAGGACTGTAAGCtcagttgggttttttgttttattttctttttaaaaagctatttctAGCATTCTTCAACAATTGTCCCAATCAGAGAGTATAATTTCTTTTTGATTAGCCGAAATCCAGGACTCAAGATCAGAGTACGTTTACTGCTTGATGTAAAGCAAGCTCTAGGGAAGAAATCTCTGAAACTTGGCCATGAACAACTGTCCTGCTTGAACACCAGGGTCAGTTCAAAAGTAGGAACAACAGTAGGGTCATAGACAATCTTATCCAGCTTTTTACATACATTTCCTGTTTCCAGGTTGACATGAATAATGCAGCCTCTTAAGCCACAAGGCTCAGTAGAAGAGAGACGCAAGACATCTTGGACTATCCTCCTGGTTAATTTCTCAGGGACTAGAACCTTTGAGCAGTGCAGTCTGGTCTGCTTTGATTTAGACAGGCAGCTCTCCAGCATTCTAACTAGACTCTGACAGGTCTGTTCCTCAAACACCATCTCATTAAAGTTGGGATCAGGCACTACATAATCCCAGTAGTCAAAGTCTGTAGGGGATATGAGAAAGACAAAACAGATTATCAGTAAAAGGCAAGAAGCCAAAATGCTACCTTTAGCTT carries:
- the DDIT4L gene encoding DNA damage-inducible transcript 4-like protein, translated to MVATSSLNNKNSVGHAEQIQQGFWHTTLTDFDYWDYVVPDPNFNEMVFEEQTCQSLVRMLESCLSKSKQTRLHCSKVLVPEKLTRRIVQDVLRLSSTEPCGLRGCIIHVNLETGNVCKKLDKIVYDPTVVPTFELTLVFKQDSCSWPSFRDFFPRACFTSSSKRTLILSPGFRLIKKKLYSLIGTIVEEC